One genomic window of Sphingobacterium oryzagri includes the following:
- a CDS encoding mechanosensitive ion channel domain-containing protein, producing the protein MCNGKLLALLFFYIVFFQTIVRSATEVLPSQDSTVVALDTSKSDYVAGMEAFFRHASMQSDNDLALDRALIRQARVFEEIKVVSRQAHAFLKQDFDSSGMRAKLREVGRWRELSGDGVFHNQGSAHTSRNLTATYNILNALQIQVLTYKKQVDHYQEQLVSYRLEIDSLSNDKSLFVFSRDSAELSEYIKKIKLLSKAISPINKQLTASINGVQAIQDEVNIELLVLENSLEEILYYQRKIAEKTFAKDFAPLWERSAHDRSLHEIQHFSRMKAQLVLTYYVKAHIGKLLIAALILIMVVLYIYSLRAGIQQDGYKSTGESVLLSAPFCSSMVIGLSVCQFIFPNPPFIFSTIFVSFAALMLTLTFRRFISVYWMRVWLSFFLLYVLASLDNMVLQASRVERYVMIGIAVVAIASSVVALFNKSKHTELQEKWILFPIGLMGMLELGSVMFNLFGLFNIAKALMIAGLLNVTVAIIFLWVVRLVNEGLSFASQHYTKQERSLFYINYNRVGKRAPAFFYALLIVGWFVLFGRNFYEFHFLSEPLGAFFYNEHQLGTYNFSVIHIVVFFLIMFGATVLAKVVSFFAADPQWNTRDEKQEKRFHLGSWILLVRISIIVLGFFFAFSAVGIPLQQITIVIGALGVGIGFGLQTLVNNLVSGLIIAFEKPVNVDDLIEVSGQSGKVKSIGFRSSVIAVADGADLIMPNGDLLNSHVINWTLGGFRKRLHIRLDVQYGADLEQIKRLLFGLFDKQEQVLTSPTIVVQFVEVTGQSVGIDIYFWVKTLKDAGQIKSDVLVAISQVFQANGIPLAVKQQEIHLPQGFSARKPDKNENSD; encoded by the coding sequence ATGTGTAATGGTAAATTATTAGCTTTACTGTTTTTTTACATTGTTTTTTTTCAAACCATAGTACGGTCTGCGACAGAAGTTTTGCCTTCCCAGGACAGTACAGTGGTCGCTTTAGATACCAGCAAAAGCGACTATGTGGCCGGTATGGAGGCATTCTTCCGGCATGCATCTATGCAAAGCGACAATGACCTCGCGTTAGATCGCGCATTGATACGCCAGGCTAGGGTATTCGAAGAGATAAAAGTAGTATCCAGGCAAGCGCACGCCTTTTTGAAACAAGATTTTGATAGCTCGGGAATGCGTGCCAAGCTCCGGGAAGTGGGGCGATGGCGTGAACTTTCGGGCGATGGCGTATTTCATAATCAGGGGAGTGCTCATACCTCACGCAATTTAACTGCTACGTATAACATACTAAACGCTCTTCAGATACAGGTGCTAACCTACAAGAAGCAAGTCGATCATTATCAGGAGCAGTTGGTAAGCTACAGGCTGGAGATTGATTCCTTATCTAATGACAAGTCACTTTTTGTGTTTTCTCGGGATTCAGCGGAGCTTAGCGAATACATCAAAAAAATAAAGTTGCTTTCCAAAGCGATAAGTCCGATAAACAAGCAGCTTACCGCCAGTATAAACGGAGTTCAGGCTATCCAGGATGAAGTTAATATAGAGCTCTTAGTGCTGGAGAATAGCTTGGAAGAAATTTTATATTATCAGCGTAAAATCGCCGAAAAGACCTTTGCAAAGGATTTTGCGCCACTATGGGAACGAAGTGCTCACGATAGATCATTGCATGAAATTCAGCATTTTTCGCGTATGAAAGCACAATTAGTGCTGACCTATTACGTGAAAGCCCATATCGGGAAACTGCTCATTGCAGCGTTGATCTTGATCATGGTGGTGCTGTACATCTACTCGCTCCGCGCGGGGATTCAACAAGATGGGTATAAATCCACGGGGGAAAGTGTGTTGCTTTCTGCGCCTTTTTGTTCGAGCATGGTTATCGGACTGTCCGTCTGCCAGTTTATCTTCCCGAATCCGCCTTTTATATTTTCGACGATTTTTGTGAGTTTTGCCGCGCTAATGCTCACGCTCACCTTTCGACGATTTATTTCTGTCTATTGGATGCGGGTTTGGTTAAGCTTTTTTCTTCTCTATGTTCTGGCCTCATTGGATAATATGGTGCTGCAAGCATCGCGGGTAGAACGATACGTGATGATTGGTATCGCCGTTGTAGCAATCGCTAGTAGCGTTGTTGCGCTTTTTAATAAATCGAAACATACCGAGCTTCAGGAAAAATGGATTCTTTTTCCGATTGGGCTGATGGGGATGCTTGAGCTGGGCTCGGTAATGTTTAATCTTTTCGGTCTGTTCAATATCGCCAAAGCATTGATGATAGCTGGTTTGCTTAATGTCACGGTTGCCATCATTTTTCTATGGGTGGTGCGGCTGGTCAACGAAGGACTTAGCTTCGCTTCCCAGCATTATACGAAGCAGGAGCGGAGCCTTTTCTATATCAACTACAATAGGGTAGGCAAGCGTGCACCGGCTTTTTTCTATGCGCTACTGATTGTCGGATGGTTCGTGCTTTTCGGAAGAAATTTTTACGAATTTCATTTTCTTTCCGAACCGCTCGGTGCATTTTTTTACAACGAGCACCAATTAGGAACGTACAATTTTTCCGTTATCCATATCGTTGTCTTTTTTCTGATTATGTTTGGCGCAACGGTGCTTGCAAAGGTTGTTTCATTTTTTGCGGCAGATCCGCAGTGGAATACTCGTGATGAAAAGCAGGAGAAAAGGTTTCACTTGGGAAGTTGGATACTTTTGGTGCGCATAAGTATTATCGTGCTCGGTTTCTTCTTCGCCTTTTCAGCCGTCGGCATTCCCCTGCAGCAGATCACAATCGTCATTGGTGCATTGGGGGTCGGTATCGGGTTTGGTCTCCAGACCTTGGTTAATAATTTGGTTAGCGGACTCATCATAGCATTTGAAAAACCGGTTAATGTGGACGATCTAATCGAAGTGAGCGGCCAATCAGGTAAAGTGAAATCGATAGGATTTCGCAGTAGCGTGATTGCCGTGGCCGATGGTGCTGATCTTATTATGCCGAATGGCGACTTGCTTAATTCGCATGTGATCAACTGGACACTTGGCGGCTTTCGTAAACGTCTGCACATCAGGCTTGACGTACAGTATGGCGCCGATCTTGAGCAGATCAAGCGGCTATTATTTGGTCTTTTTGATAAACAGGAGCAGGTGTTGACCAGTCCAACGATAGTCGTTCAGTTTGTGGAGGTAACTGGCCAGTCTGTTGGCATCGACATTTACTTTTGGGTAAAAACGTTGAAAGATGCCGGGCAGATCAAAAGTGACGTGCTGGTTGCCATAAGCCAGGTATTTCAAGCCAATGGCATACCATTAGCGGTCAAGCAACAGGAGATCCATCTGCCGCAGGGATTTTCAGCGCGTAAACCCGATAAAAACGAGAACAGCGACTAA